The Streptomyces sp. NBC_00306 sequence CGCCCGCCGGCTCTACGCCGTCGACGCCGGGCCGCTGCGTGAGGTGGACGCGTGGCTGGACCGGTTCCGAGGCTTCTGGGAACAGCGGCTGGACGCACTCGGCACCGAGCTGGCGCGCGGCAGGCGCGAGCGCCGCGGAAGTGGCTCCGCGCGAGAAGCGGCCCACCCGCCGCCGGACAGAGAAGCAAACGAGTGACCGAGCCGCACCACACCGCCAGTCAGGAGCAGCGATGAGCGACATCGTCGACCGGATCAACGACATCCACCGTGAAGTCGGCTCCAGGACCGTGCCGTCGGGCGAGGCGCGCACGGTCGTGCTGCGGCGCACGTACGACGCGGCTGTCGAGGACGTGTGGGACGCCTGCACCGACCCGGAGCGGATCAGCCGCTGGTTCCTGCCGGTGAGCGGCGACCTCCGGCTGGGCGGTCGGTACCAGCTGGAAGGCAACGCGGGCGGCGAGATCCTGCGCTGCGAGCCGCCGGAACTGCTCAAGGTGAGCTGGCTGTTCGGCGAGAACCCCGGCTTCAGCGAGGTGCAGGTGCGGCTGACGCCCGAGGCCGATGAACGCACCGTGTTCGAGCTGGAGCATGTGGCCGTCGTACCGCCGGAGATGTGGGACCGGTTCGGCCCGGGAGCGGTCGGCGTCGGCTGGGACCTGGGGCTGCTGGGTCTCGGCCTCTACTTGGAGGGCAACATGATCGACGATCTGTCGGCCTGGCAGGCCACGGGCGAGGCGCGTGAGTTCATGACCCGCAGCAGCGAGGCCTGGGGCGTGGCGTATCGCGCGTCGGGCGCACCCGCCGATGAGGTGGCCGCGGCTGTCAGCGCCACGACGGAGGCTTACGCGCCGGAGCCGCCGGAACCGTCGGCGAACACCTAAGGGGGCGGAACGGTCGGCGTACACCTGACACGCGTCGGCGTGTCTGCGTGCCCGCGGTCCGTCCTGGGTATGGCTCGGCTGTGAAGTATTCGACGTCATTACCGATCAACGCAGCCCCTGACCGGATCTGGTCGGTGCTGACGGACGTCGAACGCTGGCCGGAATGGACGCCGACAGTGACCACGCTGCACCGCCTGGACCAGGGCGAGTTCGCGGTCGGCAGCAAGGTGCGCATCAAGCAGCCCCAGCTGCGGGTCGCGGTCTGGGAGGTCACCCAGCTGCACCGGAACGTGTCGTTCACCTGGGTGGCCCACGCCCCTGGCGTCACCACCAAGGCCGGCCATGCCTTGAGCGTCCCCGCTACTGACGGCGCTCCCGTCGAGGTGACGCTCGCCCTCGATCAGCGAGGCCCTCTGGCCGGACCGGTCGGCCTGTTCACCGCATCGCTGACGCGCCGCTACATGGAGACGGAGCTGCGCAGCTTGAAGGCGCGCTGCGAGTCGGGGGTGTGACACGGGGACCGTCGAAGTGTGGTGCCGCCTGCCCGAGGGTCATGCACCCCACCGGGCGACGACGGCCTGATCGACCCGGAACACCGCACCGCAGTCCGCGCAACTGGCGCTGCCGAACACATAGGTCAGCTTCTTCGCGACCTCGATCTGTCCATCGCCGACCGCCCGCGCGTGCAGCCGCGCTGCCAACCCCTCCATCGCGCCGGGCTCTGCGGGCATCAGCGGCTTGTTCCCGGCAGACGGCTCGCGCATGTACATGTCGTCGAGGGTGGAGAAGTGCCCGTACTCGCCGAAGACAATGAAGTTCTCGGCCTCGCACCGCGGGCAGGGAACCTCGTACTCCTCGGAGTTGAGCCCATCGAGCTGCCCGCCCCAGACCTCGACCCCTTCGAGGCTCAGGAGTGTCTCCAGCAGACAGACATACGTGTCCGGGGCAGCGTCCACCTCAGGGTGTCGCAGGATCTCTTCGGTGAGCCTGATCAGTGTGGCGATGTCGGCGGCGTGGCTGATGTGCGGGTCGTCGCATCCGTGGGGCCGATCCACACCGGCCACGATGGCGCCGGCCAGGACCAGCGGCGCCTGCCTGTCCATGGCGGAGAACCTCTGGGCCATCGCGGCCAGCCGCGGCAGGGCGGCGAAGCTGGCGGAGTAGACCGTGCCCTGGTGACACAGGCACGACCAGAGCGAGTCCCACGCGGGCCCGGCCGGGTCGGATTCGGCGTCGTCGAGCAGGCGGGGTATGTCGTCTGCGGAGCCGTAGGCGTGGCTGAGCTGGGACCAGTCCGTCATGCCGTCGATGAAAGCAGAAGGGCGACGTCCGACCGGCCACGTGGGTGAGGCGAGGTGGACGATACGGTCTGCGCTCAGGCGGGACGGTCTGCCCGTACCTGTCTCATGGCAGGCGATCCCGGTGACTCTGAGCGGTGTTCTGCTTCGGGCTCGGTAAAACTGGTTCGACCGGGACGGCCAGGTACCGGAACTCTCCTCGAACACCCTCTTGTTGCGAGTAGGGCTCCCACGTGAGTGGGTATGCGCCGCGCAGTATTCGGGTGTGTGGTTCGTCGTCGCCTTCTGCCCAGAGGAACTCGCCGGCGAGGGTACGGCCGTCATGAATGCGGAAGTCCTCGTCCCGGGTCTTCCGAGCCCCAGGGGGCGGCGATGCCCACAGAGCCCGTTCGTTCGTGATGAGCAGCGCCAGACCGTCCTGGTCGGGACGGTTTCCGAAGCGCTCCAGCCTGGCGATGTCCGAGACGAAGCCGAGCCGGCCGAGGTCGGTGGCTGCGTGCGATGTGAGCGTGTACTGCTCCTTCAGGGGCCCGGCCACGCCGATCCACCTGGCCTTGAAGTACTTGAACTCGATGGCAGTACGCGCGGACGGACCGATGCACAAGAGGTCGAGGTGCTCGGCGCGGTCCGTGTCCGACACGTACTGGCGCACTTCCAGCCTTGACCGGATCGAGGGCGCCAACTCCCAGAGCACGCGAGCGAAGCTGTGCTGAAGATCCGCTTCGGAGTGGAATACGGGCGAGTCTTCTCGGAGGCGAGCCATGACCTGGCTGAGGGGGATCTCTCCGGCGATGAGGGCGGGTGTACTGGGAGGACCGGAGGTCATCGCGGCTCCACGGAGCCGTACTGAACATCCCGCCGACGTGTCCAGTCCATGTATCCCCCGGAGAACGATGCAACGCAGGGGAACAACGGTAGTGGCCGGTCCGGCTCGGCTCAGGCGTTCTGTCCAACTGCCGGGGCCGCACGTGGTCCGCCGCCGGACCGCTTCGGCCCCGCACCCAGTCGTACGGTGCGGGGCCGAAGTCATGCGAGCGCCGTGGCCGACTACTCCTGGCCGGTGGCGGTGCGGCGGCGCTTCCACCACACCAGGCCGCCACCGGCGGCTGCGAGAGCCGCGGCGATTCCGGCGATCAGTCCGAACGGCGTGCTGGAGCCAGTGTCGGCGAGGTCGCCCTGCGGGTCCTTCCCACCCGTGCCGCCGCTGCTACCGGTAGCCGGCGGAGTGGCGGGGTCGGTCGGGCCGGTGGGATTGTCCGTCGGCTCACCCGGCTTGGTCGGCGTCGGCGTCGGAGTCGGCTTCGGGCCCGGGGTGTCGTCGCCGCCGGAGATGTCGGAGGAGACGGTGTTACCGCCCAGGAGCAGAAGGTTCGCGTCCCCGTCCTTGGCGTTGTCCGTCAGCGTGCGCACCGATGACTTCGTCTCGCGAGGAAGGTAGCGGTGCTCGGCCTCGAAGCGGACCTTGGTCATGTTCTGCTTGGGCTGCTTGGAGAAGTCGACTCCGCCCACGCTCATGGTGTACAGGCCGCCGCCGGCGTCGTGCTCCCACTGCTGCTCGCCCTCACGCAGCGACTTCAGGTAGGCCTGGTACACGCTCTCCCGCGTCCAGTCCTTGTTCTCGCCGCGCAGCGGCCACGAGGAGACGTCGTTGCTGTTGATGACCTTGCGGTAGTCGGTGGGAGCCTTGGCATCCTGCTGGCGGATGAACTCCGCCGCTACCCGGGCCGTGTAGGTGCGGCGCAGGTCGGCGTAGCGCGGGTCGTTGTTCACGCGCCTTTCGACCTCCGGCATGATCAGCCGGTTCATGCGGTCCTCGGTGGCCTTCTTCTCGGCCTCGTTGAACTCGCACAGGTACGGGTCACCCGGCATGTTGTCGATCTTCAGGTACTGGGCCTTGACCTTCAGCGGCGTGTCCAGGATGTGGATGCCGCCGTTCTCCTCGCGGACGACCGCGGTGCCCGGCTCGATCCAGTTGCGGACCTGGAACCAGCAGGGAACGCCCTCGGCGTTGCGGGGCAGCGACTTCCAGTACTGGTCGGCCTCCGGACGCTTCTTCGGGTTCATCGCATCGGCGAAGTCCCTCTTCAGCTCCAGGTCGGCTTCCAGCAGGACCCGTCCGGCGTCCGTCTTCCCGAACGCGCTGTCCATGATCTTGTCGGGCTGGTCCGGGTTGAGGTTGACCCAGAACTTCTCCGGGCTCAGGGCGAGCCAGGTGAAGAACGCGTCGTTGATGAGCTGCGCCTTTTCCTTGCCTCCCCAGCCGGCGGTGTCCTCGGCGACCTCCTTGGCGGAGAAGCTGTAGTCGACGCCCTTGCCCTTGACGGGCTTGCCGATGTACCGCAGGTCCAGGGTGGTGAAGTCCACCCCGCCAGGCCCCTTGGGCTGGAGCCGATTGGGGTCGGCCGCGTTCTTGCGGTCCAGGAACTCCTTCATGTCCTTCGGGTTCGGCCGCGACTCACGGATCAGATCCTGCGCGCCGCCGCCGGTCACCCCCTTGGACCCAGGGGGCTGCATGGTGGTCGACTTGTCCCGCACGCCGCCGCCGGGGGCCAACTCGACCCTACGAGAACGGTAGTTGTACTCGGTGACCTTGCCCGGAGCGTTCTTCCTCAGCTCGTTCAGGTGGTCCTTGGCGGCCTTCTCCTGCGGCTCGGCGAAGACGTACTTCAGCGACTTGACCGGGGATTCCTTCTGCTTCGACCAGGCGATGTCACCCGGCTTCTGCTTCGGATCCGGATGCCCGTTGGACTTGATCTCCAGAGCCTGTCCGGTCCTCTTGTTCCAGGCATCCGCCTGACGCCGGTGAGTCTTGCCGGTGTCGGGGTCGGTGTAGTCGAACTCCTTCTGGCAGATCCAGTCGTCACCGACGAGACCGTGCTCCTTGATGATCTTCTTCTCGAACGCCTTGCCGCGCGGGTCGTTCCCGGCGTTCTTGATCAGGATGATGTCGCGCCAGTAGGTGAAGTCCCCGTACGCGTTCGGGTTCTTCTTGCTGGCCCGGATCCACTTCCACCAGACCCGGTCGACCGGCCGGGACTTCGGAGGCTCCTTGGCCTCCAGCTCCAGGCGCTTGTAGTTCGCGTCGGACGGCGCCTGAAGGCCGTCCCACTTCTTGCCGGGGTTCTCGTAGTCGTAGGTGTCCCACTGGGACTTCGCTCGTGACGCATCGCCGTCGGGCATCTCGACGATGGCGGCGAGGTCTTCGGCGAGATCGAAGTAGTCGCGGCAGAGCATGCCCGGGTTCGGTGGCTTTGCCGGTGCGGCATCTGCGCTGGAGGTCAGGCCCGGAAGGCCGGTGAACGCGAGGGTTGCCGCTGCGGCGACCGCGACAGCGGACGCCAGGCGTGCCCTCACGCGGGAACGTATGGATTTCACGTGCTGTGTCCCTTACCTGCGGGGGCTTGGGGACATGTGTGTGAGCGGTGTGAGCCCCCGTGACATGACACCGTCAGCGAGGCAGCCTAGTGCCCGAACTCTGCGTTCATGCAAGGCAATTGAGGGTGTGTCGCGCCGCTGCAGAAGGCGCTGCTGCCCTGTCGGAGGCGCCGGGTAGGGTCGGCCGGTATGGAGATGACCGACGACGAATACCAGGAACTGGCTGAGCTGGACCGCGTACGCGCCGGCAACCCCGTCCTGGACGCCTGGCTCCAGATCCAGCAGCAAGAGTTCCCCGCATGGGCCCAGCGGCACGACGGGGACTGGGACTTCACCCCCGCCTCGCTCGAGCGCGTGGAGGTCCTGGTTCGCTCCCGCTACGCCGGCAGCGACCAGGCATGGGACGAACGCGGCAGCGACTTCCTCCAGACGGCTTCCTGGTACGTCGGTGAGGTCCACAACCGCACGTGCGGCACCCAGTGGCAGTTCCACCCCGACTCGGCCGACGCGGATCCGGCGGTGTGGCCGTTCGTCACCGTGCCGTTCGACCGGCTCTTCGACTTCGAGGACGAAGACGGCATCGAACCCGACGCCCGACCCCTGTACACGCCGGTCAACCGCCTGTGCGGAATCCTCGACGCGGGTGGCGGGAGCCTCGTCGCCGACCTGGACATCCACACGCCGGCGCAGTAGCCGGGGTCGCGATCGCCTCAACCTGCCCTGGAAGAAGGCCGGTCAGCTCACATCGGTCCGCCCGGCGCCGCGCGTCCTTGCGCCGGGCTGCGGAGCTGTAGGCGTGGGTGAGGTGCGGCCATCTGTTCACGTGGTCGATCAAAGCGGACACGGCAGGTTCGATCTCTCAGGACCGCGAACCCGGTTACGCCGGGTGGCGTTCGACCACGTAGTGCGTTTCGAAGTAGGAGATCTCAGACGTGAAGACCAGAACGCGTGCCTCCGCGCTCGCAATACCCCTTGTGCTCACTGTCCTGACCGGATGTGGCATGACCGATGACGAGAGCGATGGCGTCCCGTTCGTGGGCACGAGCACCTCGCTCGACGCCGCCGACACGATGGAAGAGGTCTCCGGCGGTATCTATGACCTGATTGGCGTGAAGGGAAAGGCGTCAGAAAGCCTTCCGGGAGTGACGGACTGCTCAGGCAAGGACACACAGACACACTTCCGCATCTTCCATCCGTGGAGCTTCACCCCCGCCTCGGCGGGCGACCTGGACGAAGCGATGGACCGGCTCAAGAGAGAACTGCCCAAGCAGGGATGGGAGATCGTCGAATACGGACCGAATACCAGCAAGAACAGAAGCATCACCCTGACCGCCGACAACGACAAGAAGAAGGTCAGCGTCAAGGTCATCAAAATGGCCAAGAATGATCCGCCGAAGCTGAGCCTGGACCTGGTGTCCGGTTGCTACAAGGTCCCGGACGGCGAAGAGGTCGAACGCTCTGAGGGGCGGACGGCTGGTCATGGGCGCGTGGCCGCGCACTCATCTGAGCGAGGGGCCTGCCCGATCATCGGCCCGCCTGCGGTGACGGTGCTGGGGGTTGCGGCACGGCACTGCTGTACCGCAGCGGCGCTCGGGGCTGTCAGTCGTCCCGCCTAAGCTGCGCCCATGTGGAAGGAAGCTGCTGCTGGAGCCTCGCCCGACC is a genomic window containing:
- a CDS encoding ArsR/SmtB family transcription factor; the encoded protein is MHAFDVLGDPVRRRILELLAEGEQSSGTVGAVIQKEFRISQPAVSQHLRVLREAGFASVRAEGARRLYAVDAGPLREVDAWLDRFRGFWEQRLDALGTELARGRRERRGSGSAREAAHPPPDREANE
- a CDS encoding SRPBCC family protein, encoding MSDIVDRINDIHREVGSRTVPSGEARTVVLRRTYDAAVEDVWDACTDPERISRWFLPVSGDLRLGGRYQLEGNAGGEILRCEPPELLKVSWLFGENPGFSEVQVRLTPEADERTVFELEHVAVVPPEMWDRFGPGAVGVGWDLGLLGLGLYLEGNMIDDLSAWQATGEAREFMTRSSEAWGVAYRASGAPADEVAAAVSATTEAYAPEPPEPSANT
- a CDS encoding SRPBCC family protein → MKYSTSLPINAAPDRIWSVLTDVERWPEWTPTVTTLHRLDQGEFAVGSKVRIKQPQLRVAVWEVTQLHRNVSFTWVAHAPGVTTKAGHALSVPATDGAPVEVTLALDQRGPLAGPVGLFTASLTRRYMETELRSLKARCESGV
- a CDS encoding LAETG motif-containing sortase-dependent surface protein, whose amino-acid sequence is MKSIRSRVRARLASAVAVAAAATLAFTGLPGLTSSADAAPAKPPNPGMLCRDYFDLAEDLAAIVEMPDGDASRAKSQWDTYDYENPGKKWDGLQAPSDANYKRLELEAKEPPKSRPVDRVWWKWIRASKKNPNAYGDFTYWRDIILIKNAGNDPRGKAFEKKIIKEHGLVGDDWICQKEFDYTDPDTGKTHRRQADAWNKRTGQALEIKSNGHPDPKQKPGDIAWSKQKESPVKSLKYVFAEPQEKAAKDHLNELRKNAPGKVTEYNYRSRRVELAPGGGVRDKSTTMQPPGSKGVTGGGAQDLIRESRPNPKDMKEFLDRKNAADPNRLQPKGPGGVDFTTLDLRYIGKPVKGKGVDYSFSAKEVAEDTAGWGGKEKAQLINDAFFTWLALSPEKFWVNLNPDQPDKIMDSAFGKTDAGRVLLEADLELKRDFADAMNPKKRPEADQYWKSLPRNAEGVPCWFQVRNWIEPGTAVVREENGGIHILDTPLKVKAQYLKIDNMPGDPYLCEFNEAEKKATEDRMNRLIMPEVERRVNNDPRYADLRRTYTARVAAEFIRQQDAKAPTDYRKVINSNDVSSWPLRGENKDWTRESVYQAYLKSLREGEQQWEHDAGGGLYTMSVGGVDFSKQPKQNMTKVRFEAEHRYLPRETKSSVRTLTDNAKDGDANLLLLGGNTVSSDISGGDDTPGPKPTPTPTPTKPGEPTDNPTGPTDPATPPATGSSGGTGGKDPQGDLADTGSSTPFGLIAGIAAALAAAGGGLVWWKRRRTATGQE